GAACAGCTGTTGAGCATATACAAGGGTCTATGTGAAAGATGTAAGTGGATCATAAAAAGAATCCTTCAGACatatgatgaaaaataaaacattatgaCCAACAATTCTGGataaaaatgaagcaaaccATATTGCAGTGCTTGTGGTTACAGCGTGTCAGATAACCATCTGGCTGGAGGTCACCATATATCCACTGTGCTCCACACTGTTCAAACACACAAGTGCTCCAGCGACAGTGCTCTCACACTGAAGAATAAGCTGTTAAAATCAGACTGTGAAATACGTGGAAACTTTCTGTGCAGttatcaagtgtgtgtgtgtgtgtgtgtgtgtgtgtgtgtgtgtgtgtgtgtgtgtgtgtgtgtgtctgccttttCATAATTTAATCCTGTACTTATTCTATTGTTTGCTTTCTCATAGAAATTGATGAAGATCGTCTCCCAAATCAGCTGTACAAGGTAATCTAGTTTCTTGTCTATTAAAGTTTGATTTTGTTGTAACAAGATTACGAAAATGAAATTATGTGAATTCTGGGTTTCAATTTTAAGCTAGTTCTATGTTATAGTAATATCTTCAATCTAAGAGCTCTCTGCCCAGCTGACGCGCAGCGCTGATATTTCACAGGCAGCCTTGTTGAACTCTCCTCGGCAACGGCGAAAAGGGCAAAAGGGAACGCCTACAATGAAAGGTGAGTTATTTTATAAGCATTGCCATCAATACTACAGTAACTGTGATGCTGGTACTTTAAGTATTATAGCACACTTTTGGTGCTTgagaaacaaatgcaaaagtCACATTTGGCTTTGGAGGACAATGCTTTATACTCTGTCACTACTTTACTGTAAGACAGTGAAGACTGTGGTAATGACTGAAGAAGAAGGTTAGTAAGCTGCTCAAGTCAAAATGATAATAAGTACCATAAACCAGTACTCTGTGTAATCTCTGTTAAATTGTTGTGTGCTCTTTTGATAAAACACCAACTGATCATAAATCGGCTCTTTATGACTAACACTATTCATTACcacacagaaaaatattgtTGCAACCAAaacctgtcttccttctctcaccccaaccagtcgcaacaggccccgcccctccctgagcctggttctgctgggggtttcttcctgttaaaagggagtttttccttcccactgttgccacagtggttgctcatagggggtcacatgattgttgggtttttctctgtatgtattaatgtagggtctaccttacaatataaagcaccttgaggtgactcttgttgtgatttggtgctatataagtaGCACTGAATCCAATTGAAATCGAAAACTATTGCAGTATATTAGTTAGtattaagggtttttttttttttatatattgctCAGCAAAAAGCTGATGGAAcaccaagataaaaaaaataaactaactagCTGACGCCTCATACATACAGTAAGTGCATTAGTTCAAAAAAGTAaatttttggcacaaaatgaaaGATTTCTATTCGCTAAGAGGGTGGCTTGCCAGTGTTAGCCGGATCACTCCACATTTAAACCTCTCAACATTAAAATTGTTATAGAAGTAGTTTTTGTTAAAGGAATCAAATCCAAACGTTACCCAAATAAAAACATCCAGTGGAAGTCCAGGTGTTCTCATTTAAGTTGATGACATGTTGTTATTGGTGTTGAGTGTTATATGTGGACCCGGTCGGCACTCAATCCAACACTCATTCATTTTCCCATTATCTTATGAGAATTCGTcccagtttttatgttttcagtttaaaaagtgGGTCTCTAATTTTGAGATTAAGGTCCTGCACCACATGAAACAggcaaattatttatttatctttatttctacttttttggGGTACTTGGACCCAGCAATTTAATGCAAATCCATTTTTAAGAGACCAATTCAGCTTACATACAAACACAACATGTAAATGGTTTTATGCAAAGTACGTGCAATAACATGGAGCGTTTACGAAAAGTGAATCAAGAGAACATTAAAGACGAGATAAAAGAAATAGGAAGCTCTAGGATATTTCCTTTTCAATTAGTTTTACAGCTAAACTGCATGCTCTGAGTGTGATGAGTCAGTTCTTGCAGAGGAGATAATCAGTGTGCTTTAGTTTCCTACTACAAGgggattaaaactaataaaccaCAGATGGAGGAGGCCGGAGACAGCGATTAAAGAATTCATATCCAAACTCTGATGTGTCTTTACCTGCCCTGTCACTCCAAACTGTGCAGGGGGTTAATTAAATGTTGCCAGTTTATTAGATTCTTAACCCACAATATGTTTTCCACCTACACTTCCCTTCATTTCTGTTACCTTTGTGCTATTCATGACCCATCTTTTCTCCCATTGGCTGCCTTCATCTCACACCTCTTTCTTTCCTTACTCTCACCTCcctagtgatttttttttgcactttaaatttaccctttaaCTTCAATATTCCTACAAACCCACCTCCTCTTCCTTTGCAAGATAGCTCTTCCACTTATCTAACCTCTTGTCATTTTCGTCTTCTCTTCCCTGCTTTTCTTTTACCTCTTCTGTTACCTCCCAGAGCTACAGTTCCTGGTAGAGCACCACCTGTacaggcagcagcagggagctGGAGACGAATGCTCCTCAGAGAGCTGCCTGTCAGACCGGCCCAGCCCCGACTCTGTGCCCACGGGAGAGGAGCTCCCCCACGACGATGAGGCCACTGCAGAGGCCTTTGAGAAACTGCGTTGCCAAATGGAGGGTATGTGCGGAGGCTGTCAAGTAGGATTTAATTTGTGTGCTTGCAGCTGCTTATTCAGCAACAGATGCATCCTTAAAATCTGCTACAGTACTAATTTAGGCACAAAGACTAACACTCAACACTTGGTCCACTGAGACCTACCgtatttctgtgtttatgttgaTTTTCCCTTAAGATAATCTTCAGTGAATATGGTCATGAGTGAATATTTATCTACCTCTACAACCTATCAAATCATATTTTGGAGTGATAGTGGATTTCAGTAGGTAGGAGTTATTTGCAAATAACGGGTAAAAAGTACCCTCTACTACTACCTACATTACATACCGTCATGCTTAGCGACAAGCAATCATCATTTCCATCATTACATCGGACAGAATGATCCACCCCTCCGTCTGCATGCATTGAAAAGCCTGAAGCTCAGAGAGCCGCAGAGAGATCCCTCAGCTGCAGAACAAAGAACTCACCAATACCAACAGACATGACATTGACAAAGTGACAGAATGAAAACGTGTTCTGCAAAACAGCTTTGAGTGGCAGCTATAGGCGTGGAAAAGCAGCTATAATTGTGCACCCTATGAGGATTGTTAGCTGAATATTGCTCGGCCTCAGTGCCTTTGCTGTTTTTCAATCCTGTGCTTCCCAACCCTGCAAATCAAACTCCTCCAAAGGGCACAAGAGCATATTTCTGAGAGGCGCTAAGATTTTTGATGGATGAGCATAaacatttcctcttttcctgttttttgtaaaatatttgttcTCTTCGGATTTCAGCAATTATTTCAATTAATTATCTAACGAGATTTTATAAAACCCTGTGATGTAGTGGACGGCAATCAAAATACttacattcacactcacagtcatacaatgttttgttgttaaaatgccTTTAATTACTTTCAGTTATTACGCTCACACTCTGACGGATGCAACAGAGACAATTTGGGGTTCTGAACATTTCTTCATGCAGACTGGAAGAACTGGGAAACAAACTACTCACCTTCTATTTGTAACCAACTCAACTTCTACTTCCTCTCCCTTATTTGGACATGAATATAATACTTGTGTAAATCTGCTTGGTTGCTTTTGATTTTTGTATCTCAGTCAGTCAGTGCAGCATAAGGGGGAATAAATATTGCTTACAAAACATAAATTAATTTATGAATAAAGCCTGAGGGGTGACTGCGGGGGGAAAGGGTATAGAAACGAATGAAAAGATGGTTATGAAGCAGTATGAAGGTCCTAAAGTGGAAGGAGAAGATGGAAGGCCATGCCGTGTGGCAtcataaaaagctgaaaatactGGAAATAACAAACACAGCACATTAATATGACCCTGGGGTGTTCGATAAGGGGAAAAGGGataaaagtaaagaagaaaatgaggcAAGAAACATTAAGATGTCTGTAAGGAATGTATGTAAATCGATGATGGATCAGGAGAAAAGGGGGAGGGTAGACGTGAAACAAAGGCATCAGATAAAAATGGGAGAATATGAGgaaatatgctttaaaaaaaagtcagaatttaaAAGAATTGTTCGTTTCCTTGTCACGATGTGAAGAAACCACATTTGTCTCAGTATCATCAATAAAAATTTAGCTAGCTGCTTGTTTAGTTTAGCATGATAGACTAGAtggaataaaacaggaaatatctAGTACAAATAATATAGTTAGCTTAACATAATTAGTATATTTTaacttttatgttattttgaTGACATACTGTAATTATGTTGACACATCATgcaacaaatcatttaaaatgatttgatAAAAAGAAAACGTCTTATAACCATCTCTGTTCTCGGTTCACTTTGCTGTCCAGATAAGGAAACACTTTCTCTGCATTATCAAAGAGCAGCCCGGCTGTCCTTGAGGCCCTTTTTAGAGCCAAAACAAACAGcaccaaaaaaattaaataggtCAGGGTGCTCCCCAAGGCTCCATTAGGAATTAACTTTTTCAGCCTCCAGTGAAACCTCACCAAATACAGGGTTTCACTGCAGAAACCATTAGCCGTACCCAGGTAGTTTGGTTTTGATATTTTGTCAGATTGTTGTAATATTCAGTACTAATGTTGactctcctttaaaaaaaaaaaatctcctggctTTGCTTTTGTCTGATGACAAAACCAGAGGTGAGTTTTTCGGGGTCAGGGATAACAGTTCAGTGTAATGGAAGGTGGATACAAGGTCACGGCATACACTGTGTACACTTTAGTAATTGGCCGGGACTAATGCATCATGAGTGGAcaagactcttttttttctgaagctGTAATAGCACAGggccatttttttaaatccgcTGTAACACAGATGTGTTTGTGGTGTAAAAGCTTCAAAAGCTttacactgacattttttttaatctttttgcaTTATTCACCTTATAGATGAGCTGCAGATTAAGGCCTCAGTCCGGGTGAAAGGAGTTAACAGCAAGATAGgggaaataaatgaatgattatTAACATCAGTTGTTGGCAGCTTTGCTCAAAGATCACCAACTGGACACTTCAGGTGCAATTGTTGATGAGACTAGTTGAAATAACGAAAACATCTTCATCCTTTTCAACTCAGTTTGAACTTCCATTCCATCTTGTTTACCATTCGTCTTTCTGCCCTCTGCAGAGTTCTCGAGGGAGAGTCTATTAGAGGCTGCCGGTGGGCTCGAGTGTCCCCTCACCAAGGAGAAAGAGGATTGCTTCAGTGTTGCCAGTGTAGCAGATCCCTCATCGCAACAAAACAATGCACAAGCAGGTACATAACTGTCATTAGAGCCttgctttttgaagaaaatgtcTCCAACGTGGTCTTTTCCTCAGGGGACTCCTCATCCTCCACGCAGCCGGCaggatttatttaaatttgttaaACTGCGAAACAGCTTTGGCTTGCTGTCATATAATCATGGCTCGTCAACAAACATCTGTGAAGTGGCTTTGATCCCCATTTCACAGAGCACCGACATGGCTGAAATACCCTGAGAGGAAGGTACACACACGAGTGGAAAAATCAGGTTTGGGAAAAGGGGGCAGGAGGAGAGCTAATACTGGCATATGGTGCAAATGGAGCATGTAGAgcttgtcttttttcccctttctgtatttcattctttctttctcgctgaaatgtattattactggggtggctgtagctcaggtggcagagcaggtcagccactaatcagaaggtcggtggttcgatcccaggctgcatcctggctgcatgccaaatatccttgggcaagatactaaccccgtgtttgcctactggtggtggtcagagggcccggtggcgcctgtgtccggcagcctcgcctctgtcagtgcgccccagggcagctgtggctacaatgtggcttgctatcgccagtgtgtgaatgtgtgtgtgaatgggtggatgactgaatgtagtgtaaagcgctttggggtcctatggactagaaaagcgctatacaaatgcaggccatttaccatttcttttcTATGACTTGCTGTGAGTCCTAAAATCTTTCATGAGGCATTGATGGTCTTATTAGTGAACCCACAGCTGAAATAAGCCCAACATCTCTCCAGTCTTGCACTTTTAAAATTcatataaatttttttaatcatatttcaCATGCTGAGACAAACACAGCTCACTCCTGGCTACTGATCATTTGATAGGATGATACAAATGCTGCTCATTGATTTCAACTGTAGTAAGTGTCATGTGAGCAAAGGGAAACCTGTGACTACAAGTTCACCATTGCAGGTAACACACCACTTGGCTGGTTGACTCACTTGACTTAATTTCTCACACATTTGGATTTTGAGCGACAGTGTGGGCCTCATGGATGCGGAGTAATACAAATCTTAGCTCAACTACATAGTTACATTTAATGAGCTATGTTTGGAGAAGCACAGTTTAGGGTCGTGAAAACCCAATCTGATTCATCCATGCATGGTGTGAAGTCTTGGGTCATCAGAGAGATTCAGCACACCTGTTCCAGCTCCACTATCAGCTGGTTAACAAgtctgtctcctctctctgctttccATCTTGTAAATCTTTCACAGCACACATTTTGACCTGTCACAGTAAGGAAAGCACAAGTAAAATTAATGATGCTTCACTTCCTTAAGTGTTCCAATATTATAAACCATGACAGTGAAATGCCAAACACTGTATATAAACGATGGACATACCCTCCAGGTATGATGTCActtcagcagtgttgggaaggttacgttttaaatgcattcactac
This DNA window, taken from Astatotilapia calliptera chromosome 5, fAstCal1.2, whole genome shotgun sequence, encodes the following:
- the LOC113021901 gene encoding protein phosphatase 1 regulatory subunit 1A-like, with translation METGSPRKIQFTVPLLDTHLDPEAAEQIRRRRPTPATLVASSDQSSPEIDEDRLPNQLYKAALLNSPRQRRKGQKGTPTMKELQFLVEHHLYRQQQGAGDECSSESCLSDRPSPDSVPTGEELPHDDEATAEAFEKLRCQMEEFSRESLLEAAGGLECPLTKEKEDCFSVASVADPSSQQNNAQAETKAGVSQPAEEKTKKCSLKTEK